In the Salmo trutta chromosome 33, fSalTru1.1, whole genome shotgun sequence genome, one interval contains:
- the neff2 gene encoding neurofilament light polypeptide, with translation MSYDPYISYRRTWDSYRGSSRPSTTKSLMYSSLYSSSSSSRALGLAAGKQRTLRPPASSSLPDASTRIDLAQASSLNTELLGLRSQEKEQLVGLNDRFATYIDKVRRLEQQNRALLAELEALRRRQRDPSRLQGLYEGEARSLRAAIDQKTGDKMRMEAERDYLRDVYGQLKERYEEEAQCRADAEEALQRAREEVGRAMLSNCDAEASVVSLAEEMGFLKKVFVEEQAELQAQVVAANVCVDMEVSRPDLSAALKEIRAQYERLANKNMQAAEDWYRGKFESVAEMASKNNEAVRSIREETMEYRRLLQSRSSEIEALRNVIESLNKQLEELEEHQGKEVTKYKVRINDLECDINEAKQEMARYLREYQDLLNVKMALDIEIAAYRKLLEGEEFRLTFSALN, from the exons aTGAGCTACGATCCTTATATCTCCTATCGCCGCACTTGGGACAGCTACCGAGGCTCTTCTCGACCTTCCACCACCAAATCCTTAAtgtactcctctctctactcctcctcctcttcctcccgaGCTTTGGGCCTGGCGGCTGGAAAGCAGCGGACCCTGCGTCCACCGGCCTCTTCCTCACTGCCGGATGCGTCTACACGGATAGACCTGGCCCAGGCCTCCAGCCTCAACACAGAGCTGCTGGGGCTCCGCAGCCAGGAAAAGGAGCAGCTGGTGGGCCTCAACGACCGCTTCGCCACCTACATCGACAAGGTGAGGCGCTTGGAGCAGCAGAACCGGGCCCTTCTGGCAGAGCTGGAGGCTCTCAGGAGAAGGCAGAGGGACCCGTCCCGTCTTCAGGGGCTCTACGAGGGTGAAGCCCGGAGCCTCAGGGCTGCAATCGACCAGAAGACAGGAGATAAGATGCGCATGGAGGCAGAGAGGGACTACCTGAGGGACGTGTACGGGCAGCTGAAGGAGCGCTATGAGGAGGAGGCGCAGTGCCGTGCGGATGCGGAGGAGGCCCTGCAGAGGGCCCGGGAAGAAGTGGGGCGGGCCATGCTGTCTAACTGCGATGCAGAGGCCAGCGTTGTTTCCCTGGCCGAGGAAATGGGCTTCCTGAAGAAGGTGTTTGTGGAGGAGCAGGCGGAGCTGCAGGCCCAAGTAGTGGCGGCTAACGTGTGTGTTGACatggaggtgagcaggccagacCTGTCTGCGGCACTCAAGGAGATCCGGGCGCAATACGAGCGGCTGGCCAATAAAAACATGCAGGCGGCCGAAGACTGGTACCGGGGGAAGTTTGAGTCAGTGGCGGAGATGGCATCGAAGAACAACGAGGCGGTACGCTCTATCCGGGAGGAGACCATGGAATACCGCCGGCTGCTCCAATCACGCTCCTCTGAGATCGAGGCCCTGCGGAACGTCATCGAGTCGCTGAACAAACagctggaggagctggaggagcacCAGGGGAAAGAGGTCACGAAGTACAAG GTGAGGATAAACGATCTGGAGTGCGACATCAACGAGGCTAAGCAGGAGATGGCTCGTTACCTCAGAGAGTACCAGGACCTTCTCAATGTTAAAATGGCTCTGGACATTGAGATAGCTGCATACAG GAAACTCCTGGAGGGAGAAGAGTTCAGGCTGACCTTCTCTGCCCTGAACTAA